Proteins from a single region of Coregonus clupeaformis isolate EN_2021a chromosome 19, ASM2061545v1, whole genome shotgun sequence:
- the LOC121531664 gene encoding alpha-1,3-mannosyl-glycoprotein 4-beta-N-acetylglucosaminyltransferase C-like gives MRLVWKSLDKMRCFRKRSTIPFLGVLITCLLFLNLYMEDGYVLEEDKRPLRETSMHPSNSERYVHTFRDLTNFSGTINVTYRYLAGNPLPRKKYLTIGLSSVKRKRGNYLMETIKSIFDQSSYEELKEIVVVVHLADFDLAWCENLVQDISRKFAHHIIAGRLLVIHAPEEYYPSLVGLKRNYNDPEDRVRFRSKQNVDYAFLLNFCTNLSDFYMMLEDDVRCSRNFLTSLKKVVTSREGSYWVMLEFSKLGYIGKLYHSRDLPRLAHFLLMFYQEMPCDWLLIHFRDLLAQKDVIRFKPSLFQHMGYYSSYKGAENKLKDDDFEEDSIDIPDNPPASLYTNINVFENYDATKAYSSVDEYFWGKPPSTGDFFVIVFNKSTKISKIKIVTGTDDRQNDILHHGALEVGEKLVGTKRGRQCSSYITLGEFKYGNIEVQDVDHKIAFDIECVRIVVTASQKEWLIIRSISLWTTQPPSQ, from the exons GAGGAGGATAAAAGACCGCTGAGAGAGACATCAATGCATCCTTCAAACTCTGAGAGATATGTTCACACCTTCAGAGACCTCACTAATTTCTCTGGAACCATAAACGTCACATATCGTTACCTCGCTGGGAACCCACTGCCCCGAAAGA AATATCTAACCATTGGGTTGTCATCTGTGAAAAGAAAAAGAGGAAATTACCTCATGGAGACGATCAAATCCATTTTTGACCAGTCCAGTTATGAGGAGCTGAAAGAGATTGTGGTGGTGGTCCACCTGGCGGACTTTGACCTGGCCTGGTGTGAAAACCTGGTGCAGGACATCTCCAGGAAGTTTGCCCACCACATCATTGCTGGGCGTCTCCTGGTGATCCATGCCCCTGAGGAGTACTATCCATCACTGGTTGGGCTAAAAAGGAACTACAATGACCCAGAGGACAGGGTACGCTTCCGCTCCAAGCAGAACGTGGACTATGCCTTCCTCCTCAATTTCTGCACCAACCTTTCTGATTTCTACATGATGCTGGAGGACGATGTGCGCTGCTCACGGAACTTTCTGACATCCCTGAAGAAGGTGGTCACCTCCAGGGAAGGCTCCTACTGGGTGATGCTGGAGTTCTCCAAGCTTGGCTACATAGGGAAGCTCTACCACTCAAGAGACCTGCCACGCCTGGCCCACTTCCTGCTCATGTTCTACCAGGAAATGCCCTGTGACTGGCTCCTCATTCACTTCCGGGATCTGCTGGCCCAGAAAGACGTGATCCGCTTCAAGCCCTCCTTGTTCCAGCACATGGGCTACTACTCCTCATATAAGGGGGCAGAGAACAAGTTGAAGGATGATGACTTTGAAGAAGACTCCATTGATATCCCTGACAACCCTCCTGCCAGCCTGTACACAAACATTAATGTATTTGAAAATTATGACGCCACCAAGGCTTACAGCAGTGTGGACGAATACTTTTGGGGGAAACCCCCTTCTACCGGAGACTTCTTTGTCATAGTCTTTAACAAATCAACTAAAATAAGCAAAATCAAAATCGTGACAGGAACGGACGATCGTCAGAACGATATCCTGCACCATGGAGCTCTGGAAGTAGGAGAGAAGCTGGTGGGGACAAAGAGAGGAAGGCAGTGTTCTTCCTACATCACTTTAGGGGAGTTTAAATATGGCAACATTGAGGTTCAAGACGTGGACCACAAGATTGCCTTTGACATTGAGTGTGTCCGTATTGTGGTGACTGCCAGTCAGAAAGAATGGCTGATTATTAGGAGTATAAGCTTGTGGACTACACaacctcccagtcaatga